CCACCTGGCTGAGTCAAAGCATTTACTACGTCGCCCAAGAGGCCACAAGGGCTCGTCTGATTGACAGTAACTTCAGAGTGCTCCCACAAAGGGGCAATTCAATTAACAAGATCAAACTACTAAATTCGCCAGCACTTAAAAACTGGGCAATCGATGAATGGATCTGTAAAATGAATTAATGCAGAAGTTAAATAGCTTTCTAAAAGTGGTCTGACTCATATGTGTAAACGCAAGTAATCCAATAAAGGAAACGGTTTGTAGCTCGTGATATcttattgattaaaaatgaaaaaagcagGTCATGAATTTAGCTTTGTTCTGTTCACAAAGGTCATGAAATATGCTTACCAGGACTTTTTATCCTttgtttttagcaaacattaaACAGACGAGCACTGATTTTGAGAATAGTTTCCAGGTTTtatgctgcatttttttccccagacaTGAGacgtatcaatcttctcatctaactctcagcaataaagtgaataagcataattaccaaaatgtcaaactatttcttattatttgattaaaatgttattgtttaCATATTGTTGCTTTGCCTGGACAAATTCTACAGAAGTCTTGGACATCATCTTGcccataaaaagtaaaaatcataTACAAACTGAGCATGACAATACTCACCGATAGGTAACACCAGGAAAAAGGGCAGCCAGCACAACACAAAGCAGCCAACCACAATGCCCAAAGTCTTGGCGGCCTTCATCTCACGTGAGAACTTGAGCAGTCGCAGGGCGAAGTGTGTGCGGTTGCGAAGGGCCTCGTCTTCTGACACAGTCGTGTTGCCTCTGTGTATCCTGAGTGTCACCTGCTCTGAGTCTGACTTCTCTATCTTGTGACCCTCCCTCAGGCCCTGGCTCTCCCTGTGAGCTACCACATAGACCCGACAGTACATGGCCAGTATGACGGCTAGAGGGAGGTAGAAAGAGCCCACAGCAGAGAAGATGGCGTAGCCCGGCTCTTCTGTGATCTTGCAGATGGTCTCGTCCTCGGGCGCTTCCTCTTTCCAGCCAAACAAAGGTCCAATAGATATGACGAGCGACAGCACCCACAGCATCATCATTGTCAGCAGCGCCCTGCGTTTTGTCATTATCATCGGGTAACGCAGAGGGTAACTGACTCCAATGAAGCGGTCAACCGAGATCACACAGAGGCTCATGATGGAGGCGGTGCAGCAGAGCACATCCACAGCTGCCCAAATATTGCAAATGATCCGTCCAAACACCCAACGATCCACAATCTCCAGAATGGCAGAGAAGGGCAGTACAGTGGAGGTTAGCAGCAAATCTGCCACGGCCAGATTAACTATAAAATAATGTGTGCCCGTCCGCAGGTTTCGATGACACACTACTGAGAGGATTACCAGGATGTTTCCCACAATTCCAAACACGATGAAAATACCAAGCACTAGTCCCAAACCCACAGCCTTGGCCACGTCGAGCTCTGGGACTAAAACCTGACTGCAGTTGGAGCAGTTTTGTGTCAGAGGTGTTGGGGTCATATTGTCCAGCGCAGGAACCATCTGTTCCAATACTACGTTGATGCTCGACACTGTCCTGTGCA
This genomic stretch from Larimichthys crocea isolate SSNF chromosome III, L_crocea_2.0, whole genome shotgun sequence harbors:
- the adra1aa gene encoding alpha-1A adrenergic receptor, producing MVPALDNMTPTPLTQNCSNCSQVLVPELDVAKAVGLGLVLGIFIVFGIVGNILVILSVVCHRNLRTGTHYFIVNLAVADLLLTSTVLPFSAILEIVDRWVFGRIICNIWAAVDVLCCTASIMSLCVISVDRFIGVSYPLRYPMIMTKRRALLTMMMLWVLSLVISIGPLFGWKEEAPEDETICKITEEPGYAIFSAVGSFYLPLAVILAMYCRVYVVAHRESQGLREGHKIEKSDSEQVTLRIHRGNTTVSEDEALRNRTHFALRLLKFSREMKAAKTLGIVVGCFVLCWLPFFLVLPIGSIFPTYRPSETVFKVTFWLGYFNSCINPIIYPCSSQEFKKAFQSLLGAKCLRKTPRPQHHHLNAAQSQTHGQSQPLNLALDSRGRLSPSPSMALSKTSSFRDSREWRVETSRVKVAKFCSKSFHKTCCCILSDGTPTPEANCAQPPPVVNLPTIKIHQLSLSEKGESV